A DNA window from Thermococcus sp. 4557 contains the following coding sequences:
- a CDS encoding exosome complex RNA-binding protein Csl4 → MDEKNGAKNGDIVLPGDYLGVIEEYFPGEGVKEENGELYAVRAGKVVIDQDRMEISVEPVTDTPPLPQVGDVVIANVIEVKPQAAIVQLIKIEGREDDREIATSKLAGIHISQVRDGYVEGMSTEFKVGDIVRARVVATEKSPIQLSTKGPDLGVVYALCSRCRTPLVRRGDKLICPRCGSVETRKLSTLYRKMRV, encoded by the coding sequence ATGGACGAGAAGAATGGCGCAAAAAACGGTGATATCGTTCTTCCCGGTGACTACCTCGGCGTCATCGAGGAGTACTTCCCAGGAGAAGGCGTTAAGGAAGAGAACGGCGAGCTCTACGCCGTGAGAGCGGGGAAGGTTGTAATCGACCAGGACAGGATGGAAATCAGCGTTGAACCCGTCACCGACACCCCGCCCCTGCCGCAGGTGGGTGACGTGGTCATAGCGAACGTCATAGAGGTCAAGCCGCAGGCGGCGATAGTCCAGCTCATTAAAATCGAGGGAAGGGAGGATGACAGGGAGATAGCCACCTCGAAGCTCGCCGGGATCCATATATCTCAGGTCCGGGACGGCTACGTTGAGGGCATGTCCACAGAGTTCAAGGTCGGCGACATAGTGAGGGCCAGGGTCGTGGCCACGGAGAAGAGCCCAATACAGCTCTCCACCAAAGGACCGGACCTCGGTGTGGTCTATGCCCTCTGCTCCCGCTGCAGGACCCCCCTGGTGAGGCGCGGCGACAAACTCATCTGCCCGCGCTGCGGAAGCGTCGAGACGAGGAAGCTCTCCACCCTTTACAGGAAGATGAGGGTGTGA